A genomic window from Bacillota bacterium includes:
- a CDS encoding MFS transporter translates to MLSAQSPYRGWPGKPRLGLADQLALGFFWFPSNVLWTGLLLIVLPARVLQLVGARQATGVLSWTSVVGVLVAIVVTPLAGILSDRWRSPRGRRRPQMALGVLASLPFLAAVALAGSVGLFLLGLVGIQLFNNVGQAAYQGLIPDLVAPEQRGEASGFMAFYNQAGVIVGGLLAAFLPAPGFTGAVALLLLAGVGVTWAFVREPPSLEEPRRPWVEELKGFLRWGETYRDFWWVFATRFLVMIGLYVLEQYLFYYLKFVLGVATPDRTVFLLLLVLSATALVASLGAGYLSDRLRRRRFLVAVAGILQGACALLFVFSHSLGLIYAAAAVFGLGYGAYQSVDWALVVDTLPGGTPARDMGIWGASTTGPQLVALLAGGLLGHFVAPAVGLATAYRLLFAVTALFFAAGSGLVWQVRSVA, encoded by the coding sequence ATGCTCTCCGCGCAGTCGCCCTACCGCGGCTGGCCGGGCAAGCCGCGCCTGGGGCTGGCCGACCAGCTGGCGCTGGGCTTCTTCTGGTTCCCGTCCAACGTGCTGTGGACGGGGTTGCTGCTCATCGTCCTCCCCGCGCGGGTCCTGCAGCTGGTGGGGGCGCGCCAGGCCACCGGCGTCCTCTCCTGGACCAGCGTGGTGGGCGTGCTGGTGGCCATCGTGGTCACGCCCCTGGCGGGCATCCTCTCCGACCGCTGGCGCTCCCCCCGCGGGCGGCGGCGCCCGCAGATGGCGCTGGGGGTGCTGGCCAGCCTGCCCTTCCTGGCGGCGGTGGCGCTGGCGGGTAGCGTGGGGCTCTTTCTTTTGGGCCTGGTGGGCATCCAGCTCTTCAACAACGTGGGGCAGGCGGCCTACCAGGGGCTGATCCCCGACCTGGTGGCGCCCGAGCAGCGGGGCGAGGCCAGCGGCTTCATGGCCTTCTACAACCAGGCCGGTGTCATCGTGGGAGGCCTCCTGGCCGCCTTCCTGCCGGCGCCGGGCTTCACCGGCGCGGTGGCGCTCCTCCTCCTGGCGGGCGTGGGCGTCACCTGGGCCTTCGTGCGCGAGCCCCCCTCGCTGGAGGAGCCGCGCCGGCCGTGGGTCGAGGAGCTGAAGGGTTTCCTCCGCTGGGGGGAGACCTACCGGGACTTCTGGTGGGTCTTCGCCACGCGCTTCCTGGTGATGATCGGGCTCTACGTGCTGGAGCAGTACCTGTTCTACTACCTGAAGTTCGTGCTGGGCGTCGCCACTCCGGACCGGACGGTCTTCCTCCTGCTGCTGGTCCTCTCGGCCACCGCGCTGGTCGCCTCGCTGGGGGCGGGCTATCTGTCGGACCGGCTGCGCAGGCGGCGCTTTCTGGTGGCGGTGGCGGGCATCCTGCAGGGAGCCTGCGCGCTCCTCTTCGTCTTCAGCCACAGCCTGGGGCTGATCTACGCGGCCGCGGCCGTCTTCGGGCTCGGCTACGGCGCCTACCAGTCGGTGGACTGGGCGCTGGTGGTCGACACGCTCCCCGGCGGCACGCCGGCCCGCGACATGGGGATCTGGGGCGCCTCCACCACCGGGCCGCAGCTGGTCGCCTTGCTGGCGGGCGGGCTCCTGGGCCACTTCGTCGCCCCGGCCGTGGGGCTGGCGACGGCCTACCGGCTGCTCTTCGCGGTGACCGCCCTCTTCTTCGCGGCGGGCTCGGGGCTGGTCTGGCAGGTGCGGAGCGTGGCGTGA